The Actinomyces sp. oral taxon 414 genome has a segment encoding these proteins:
- a CDS encoding AAA family ATPase has translation MATHPLRRLEVRRFGPLSEADLEFSGGINAVVGDNDAGKSQLLRLLYACTAVASSKSARPRDVSTRASQRTAIASKLVGVFKPDFLGRLVTRARRRSRAEVLLAFEGIDEPVAFDFASNARSEVQVKAFPKTGLDETPVFLPSHELLAIVPGLAALYDGYDVSFDETWRDTAELLARPAIKGDRAIKGDPGAGVENIMAPIQKLLGGSIEDGGDGRFVLKRDDGVNYEGPLVSEGLRKLGMISVLVANGTLRGQGYLFWDEPEANLNPASIGVLALALAGLASRGTQVFLATHSLFLLRELQMLDEAGDADIRFIGMGRGDSDEVSVQDVDDINDLDVITALEAEIEQSVRYLRG, from the coding sequence ATGGCGACTCATCCACTGAGAAGACTTGAGGTGAGAAGATTCGGCCCACTGTCCGAGGCGGATCTGGAATTCTCGGGCGGAATCAATGCGGTCGTGGGCGACAATGACGCGGGGAAATCCCAGTTGCTGAGACTCCTGTACGCCTGCACGGCGGTGGCCTCATCGAAGTCGGCGCGACCCCGGGACGTCTCCACCCGGGCCTCTCAGCGCACGGCCATTGCGAGCAAGCTGGTGGGCGTCTTCAAACCCGACTTCCTCGGGCGCCTGGTGACCCGGGCGCGACGGCGGTCCCGCGCGGAGGTCCTCCTCGCGTTCGAAGGGATCGACGAGCCGGTCGCATTCGATTTCGCCTCGAACGCCCGGTCCGAGGTTCAGGTGAAGGCGTTTCCGAAGACCGGGCTGGACGAGACCCCGGTATTCCTGCCCTCGCACGAGCTGCTCGCCATCGTCCCGGGGCTCGCCGCCCTCTACGACGGATACGACGTCTCCTTCGACGAGACCTGGAGGGATACGGCGGAACTTCTCGCCCGACCGGCGATCAAGGGGGATCGGGCGATCAAAGGGGATCCGGGAGCCGGGGTGGAGAATATCATGGCGCCCATTCAGAAGCTGCTCGGGGGGTCAATCGAGGACGGCGGGGACGGCCGTTTCGTGCTCAAACGTGACGATGGCGTGAATTATGAGGGTCCGTTGGTCTCCGAGGGGCTGCGGAAACTCGGCATGATCTCGGTGCTCGTCGCCAACGGGACGCTTCGCGGGCAGGGGTACCTGTTCTGGGACGAGCCGGAGGCCAATCTCAATCCGGCGTCCATCGGAGTGCTCGCGCTCGCGCTCGCGGGGCTCGCCTCCCGCGGCACGCAGGTGTTTCTGGCGACGCACAGCCTGTTCCTGCTGCGCGAGTTGCAGATGCTCGATGAGGCCGGTGACGCGGATATCCGGTTCATCGGTATGGGCCGTGGTGATTCGGACGAGGTCTCGGTGCAGGACGTGGATGATATTAACGACCTGGACGTGATCACGGCGCTCGAGGCCGAGATCGAGCAGAGCGTCCGCTATCTGCGCGGGTGA